The following proteins are co-located in the Pseudoalteromonas sp. N1230-9 genome:
- the cspD gene encoding cold shock domain-containing protein CspD — protein sequence MACGKVKWFNNAKGFGFIVEDGSETDIFAHYSTIVMDGYKTLKAGQDVTFELQQGPKGLHATNIAPNDELS from the coding sequence ATGGCTTGTGGAAAAGTCAAATGGTTCAACAATGCCAAAGGTTTTGGCTTCATCGTAGAAGACGGCAGCGAGACTGATATATTCGCTCATTACTCAACGATTGTAATGGACGGTTATAAAACACTTAAAGCTGGTCAAGATGTAACATTCGAATTGCAACAAGGTCCAAAAGGGTTACACGCAACGAATATTGCCCCTAATGATGAGCTCTCTTAG